Genomic DNA from Pseudomonas sp. CCC3.1:
CGGGAATCGCCTTGAAAAATCAAAGCGAGTTCCTAGAGGGGATCGAAACGGGCAAAATTCGTTCGCAGGAAGGATTCACTTCGAAAAATAGGGTGCCTGATAGACTAAGTGACTCAGCAGATCAGTGGTGTCGACGTCTACTAGCTGATCAGATCGCCGAAGAGATACAGGACATTTATCAGGCTGTACTCTCCGCGTTCAAGGCCCGCCGTAAAGAAGTTCAGAAGGGGAGCGACGTAGGTAACGGTGACATTGACACTGAGTTTTTCCGCTACTCCATCAGCAGCGGTCAGAACCCAGACGATCCCGCTGAGTACCTGATATGCCGACAACTGGAGCTTCGCTCGGGCTGGGAAGCCAAAAGAGAGGCGATTGCAGAAGTCTTTGATGATCAATTCGAATACCTGGTGATTGAGTTTAAAAAAATGGAAAGCTCATTTGACACTTTGGTAGATCAGCTTGAGGACATCCAGGAGCTTCATGGTGGAGACGTCGATGATGATGACCGCTCTGAGCGCGTAACTTACTCGCGGGACGGCGTCGAGTTCACATTCGACCTATGTAATCAAAGACTGGAAATAGCATTCGCAGGGACGGAAACACTAGAGATTTTGGATGCAGCTAGACAGTTCCAATTGGGCATCCACCGAGCGAGCCCTATGCTAGCGGCTCCCAAACGGTGATCAGTTGAGCTGATCCAGGGTAATGCGAAAGTTCGGAAGGTGTGTTGGCTGGACGCTTACGTTTAATGCACGCGATTTGCCTCAGCTAGCGCTACAGACGTTATGCTTTCTAACGTAATTCGTTAGCGTCCAGCGTCGGTTTTGACCGCGAGTACAGGATTGAGGTCGCCAGATGCTGACGTCAATCTCCGCCTGTTGGCAGGCTGATTTCGGAGTCATCTTGAGCGTCTTGAACATCAGCGGGCAACTCTGCAAGTTGTGCTTTGATGCCGGCCAGAGCATCTGAAGCTCCAGCGAGCAAGGCCTCCATGTTGAGTTTTCGGTCATTGAGCAGACGCCGGCGCTCACCATTGGGATTCGATCCATTGGTCAAATCTTCTCTGTCAGTGAGCATTCTTATTAAAGTGATATCCAGCCCGTCGTCCGCTCCCGCCTCGGTCGCCAACTGAACCCACTCCTTTGATGTGTCGAGAGCCCCTCGCGCCGCCTCGGCTAGATAAAAGTCGATGACTATTTTTGATGCCCGGTCAACGATCTTCGCCATTGCCACGTTGGCATAAACTTCCTCCGACTCTTTGTCACTCTCGCTCGGAGCATGGGATGGGGAGAAATATCGATAGTTCGACCCGTCAGGATCTAGGCCTTCTAAAACCTCAAGGATCGGCTCCACCCCTGCAAAAGGGCTGCGTCCCGATGGTAGCGCGTGCCGGTGAGCCCAAAATGCTAATACGGCTTCACGCGCGTTCGCCATTTTGGTGGGGCGGTGGTCATCGCAGGCTGATTCGGCCTCTTGAATGAGCTCGGCAATGTGGTGGGCCATCCAGCGACCTAGCGTGTCAACAGAGTCCTCAAGTCCTTGCTCT
This window encodes:
- the avs3b gene encoding AVAST type 3 anti-phage proein Avs3b, with the protein product MELSERSRANLALGKKLVSEQGLEDSVDTLGRWMAHHIAELIQEAESACDDHRPTKMANAREAVLAFWAHRHALPSGRSPFAGVEPILEVLEGLDPDGSNYRYFSPSHAPSESDKESEEVYANVAMAKIVDRASKIVIDFYLAEAARGALDTSKEWVQLATEAGADDGLDITLIRMLTDREDLTNGSNPNGERRRLLNDRKLNMEALLAGASDALAGIKAQLAELPADVQDAQDDSEISLPTGGD